From the Drosophila sechellia strain sech25 chromosome X, ASM438219v1, whole genome shotgun sequence genome, the window TTATTATTCTAATTATTAAAACGTTTTCAAGATTATAGAATATTCTAAGCAGCCGTTCTTTTGTAAATGACCAAATGGAGGTGatatttttttctctgtgcattTAGTTAGTTAACGCTAGCAAAACGCGGATACGCAATTACGGAACACTGAAATGGGGACTTGTGGGTGGCAACGTTCCTCTTGATGCGCCGCAGGGAGCAGTAGTAGGCCATCACGGCCCGCAGGCTCTTCCACTTCGTTGTCTGCTGCTGGCCATTGGAGGCATTGGCAGTGGCGGATGCGGATGCCGAGGAGGTGGCGAAGGCGCCACTCCGGGCCTGATCCTCCGCCGCCACAAGCTCCTCGGGATGCTCGCTGATGAACGAGGAGAGGGTCTTCATCGCTGGCAATGGCCTGTGACCCACCGGCGTGCTGGCGCTCTGGTCGGAGGACGGACTGTTCACATGGAGGCGCACCTGGCGCCGCTGACGGGCCTGGTGCGGATGCGGatacggatgcggatgcgtatgcggatgtggatgcggtTGTGCCGGCGTCCGTATAAGTCTATCCCTCTCAGTATACCTTAAActagtggtggtggtgcagcCACAGTGGTGCAGTTGCCCACTGGTTAGCGACGAGCTGCCGgatctatatatgtatatatatgttcatGATCCGATCGAGCGATGAGAGAAGTGGATGGATACTCTGATTATAACATGCGAATTTGCGAGGGGAATCGACCCACGGCTGCCACTTTTCATTCAAACTATTTGTAACAAATGTAGTTTAAATATGTATCtctgtatatttttatacccgttactcgttaCTCGGTTTCGACcatatacccgttactcgtagaatCGTAGAAAAGAAAGCGGtttcgaccatataaagtgcatgtatattcttgatcaggatcaatcaATCGATCTGTCCGTCTCATTTTATTACCCAATATCTATAGATATGCTACTCGCACTAGCTGAGTatcgggtatctgatagtcgggaaactcgactatagtattctctcttgttttctttaattttatgataaatGCTATACGATTTGTAATAAgacaatatttttgaaaagaaGTGTTTTTATGGTTGTAAGGGCAAGAGTGTGGTTAacattttgtaaaatacaAAACAGCATGAACACGACGAAATGAAAGCGAATTGGATTACTTTAGAACTCTTTTTCGGGGGAATGTGACTCGGTTTATGCTCTTGATTAAATTGTTTGTCCTGGCGGCACATTAGCATTCTGGAAGTGGCAGCCGTGGCTCAGTGTGGTTGTGGTGGTTCATGGTTTCATGGTTTCGTTCTGGAGAGTGGCGCTGAGTGGATTCGTGTGCCCGAAGATTAGCTCCGACCGGCGAGGGCCCATTAGGCCAAAGAGTTGTCAACTTCTGTCCCCCGGGAAGGCGGCTCGTCCTCTTACAACCGCCTTCCGTCTTCCGTCGCCTTTGTTTGCCTGGGTCGAGTTAATTAATGAAATCatgtacacacacatacaccccGACAGCCTGACACTGTGACACttcgacacacacacacacacttgcataGGCAGCAAGGACATGGGCAATCGCGGCTAATTGTCATTGCTAATTTCCTTTTTGCCACCACAATGGCACaataaacacaaacaaaagttttgagtgtgtgtgtgtgagagtgtcTCTGTCTGAGTGACAGCTCCATTCAACTGCAAAAGCAAGAAAAATTTGAAACCACAGTCTCAACATTTACTTGTAATCGACTGCCTGGACAGTGCGTTTCAAAACTGTAAGGCAAGCGTACACTTCTTAGTTTTGTGTGctgtaataataattataaaatcaTCATTTGATTATTTCCATGGGAAATACATACAGGTAATatgtattaattatttatattatcaaTTTTGAATAATAGCTTATGAAAATTGAGTAAGCTCTGTTCGCCCTACAGCAATGAAACGCAGTGTCCTTGTATCGAGCTTCTTTTTGTCGCATCTAAGACTCCTGATTTGATTAACCAAAACCCAAAC encodes:
- the LOC6620374 gene encoding merozoite surface antigen 2, allelic form 4 isoform X5, producing the protein MKLSVSAYRAHASAHKKILSSGYHSQLNYGSTGAAAASSSSSGATATGLYTMEAHEHEAGKFVKDVARQVHDCNSDTDVISPTGTSSSGGGGGGGGGAGGAGGSGGAGGHSDGGYHKRHHHKMVRDDDNNSAAHSSDSKSPSQRSGSSSLTSGQLHHCGCTTTTSLRYTERDRLIRTPAQPHPHPHTHPHPYPHPHQARQRRQVRLHVNSPSSDQSASTPVGHRPLPAMKTLSSFISEHPEELVAAEDQARSGAFATSSASASATANASNGQQQTTKWKSLRAVMAYYCSLRRIKRNVATHKSPFQCSVIAYPRFASVN